One segment of Kryptolebias marmoratus isolate JLee-2015 linkage group LG23, ASM164957v2, whole genome shotgun sequence DNA contains the following:
- the LOC108246810 gene encoding desmin isoform X2 produces MPEHQDLSASNAAMGDASGFILIDPINEEFLNKRSNEKAELQQLNSRFASYIEKIRSLKQQNQELIVEVESMRSFTSTSITEMRTEEMNKLTHEKETLTSEISSVKVERDKLQTRLEQEIRLKEEAEKTCDDLRKELEAEKQKLKKETEELQKKIEFEKKVHKQEVSELKEKVRETQTPGSDETDMSKSELQVVLEGIRENYERIAAENINKAETLYKDQIKELNKTVSENGEELTEAQQKIKELNGQISILTSENSSLKSTTKEMEDRHKTERSKLESNIIQIKGEMANQLFKYQKLLSVKMALDVEINFYKMLLEEEELRIGMSTPDNSTVKNPPAGPTANTSPGNNQPEQPDDPSDGQEPETENPSGNNDEPNAAPTDPDLSREQSEMTLPPSDDQSVNVDISIQKTTMKERLIETSIIGDLDSIPSNQDLSKGEQSEMTLPPSDGQTLKEDKTIGPPKAEAQPTSNNPGSGLKHPKKSSLKFPGLFKKS; encoded by the exons ATG CCAGAGCACCAGGACCTTTCTGCATCTAACGCTGCCATGGGGGACGCCTCAGGCTTCATTTTAATAGACCCCATCAACGAGGAGTTCCTGAACAAGCGCAGCAATGAGAAGGccgagctgcagcagctgaacagTCGCTTTGCCAGCTACATCGAGAAGATCCGCTCCCtgaagcagcagaaccaggagctGATCGTGGAGGTGGAGAGTATGAGAAGTTTCACGTCGACAAGCATCACTGAAATGAGAACGGAGGAGATGAACAAGCTGACACATGAGAAGGAGACCTTAACCAGTGAAATATCTTCTGTAAAGGTGGAGCGAGACAAACTACAAACCAG ACTGGAGCAAGAGATTCGTTTGAAagaggaagcagaaaaaacCTGTGATGATTTGAGAAAG GAACTGGAAGCCGAAAAGCAGAAATTGAAGAAGGAGACTGAAGAACTGCAAAAAAAGattgaatttgaaaaaaaggttCACAAACAG GAGGTCAGTGAGCTGAAGGAAAAAGTACGGGAGACACAGACTCCGGGCTCTGATGAGACGGACATGTCCAAATCAGAACTGCAAGTGGTGCTAGAAGGAATCAGGGAAAACTATGAGCGCATCGCTGCTGAGAACATCAACAAGGCTGAGACGTTGTACAAAGACCAG ATTAAGGAGCTGAACAAGACAGTTAGTGAAAACGGTGAAGAGCTGACAGAGGCCCAGCAGAAGATCAAGGAGTTAAATGGACAGATCAGCATTCTCACCTCTGAGAACAGCTCACTCAAAAGCACA ACAAAGGAAATGGAGGATCGCCACAAAACTGAGAGGAGCAAGCTGGAGTCCAACATAATCCAAATAAAAGGAGAGATGGCTAACCAACTGTTCAAGTACCAGAAACTGCTCAGTGTCAAGATGGCACTGGACGTGGAGATAAACTTCTACAAGATGCTcctggaagaggaggagctcag GATTGGTATGTCAACTCCAGACAACTCCACGGTTAAAAACCCTCCTGCTGGTCCCACTGCCA ATACCAGCCCGGGAAATAACCAGCCTGAACAGCCGGATGATCCCTCCGATGGACAg GAACCGGAGACGGAGAATCCTAGCGG GAATAACGATGAACCGAACGCTGCCCCGACTGACCCAG ATCTCAGCAGAGAACAGTCTGAGATGACACTTCCTCCCTCGGATGATCAg TCTGTAAACGTGGATATCAGCATCCAGAAGACAACGATGAAAGAGCGCCTTATCGA GACTTCCATAATAGGGGATCTGGACTCCATCCCGAGTAACCAAG ATCTCAGCAAAGGAGAACAGTCTGAGATGACACTTCCTCCCTCTGATGGACAg ACACTGAAGGAGGACAAGACTATCGG GCCTCCAAAAGCAGAGGCTCAGCCGACATCAAATAACCCAG GTTC
- the LOC108246810 gene encoding desmin isoform X1, with protein sequence MPEHQDLSASNAAMGDASGFILIDPINEEFLNKRSNEKAELQQLNSRFASYIEKIRSLKQQNQELIVEVESMRSFTSTSITEMRTEEMNKLTHEKETLTSEISSVKVERDKLQTRLEQEIRLKEEAEKTCDDLRKELEAEKQKLKKETEELQKKIEFEKKVHKQEVSELKEKVRETQTPGSDETDMSKSELQVVLEGIRENYERIAAENINKAETLYKDQIKELNKTVSENGEELTEAQQKIKELNGQISILTSENSSLKSTTKEMEDRHKTERSKLESNIIQIKGEMANQLFKYQKLLSVKMALDVEINFYKMLLEEEELRIGMSTPDNSTVKNPPAGPTANTSPGNNQPEQPDDPSDGQEPETENPSGNNDEPNAAPTDPDLSREQSEMTLPPSDDQSVNVDISIQKTTMKERLIETSIIGDLDSIPSNQDLSKGEQSEMTLPPSDGQKTLKEDKTIGPPKAEAQPTSNNPGSGLKHPKKSSLKFPGLFKKS encoded by the exons ATG CCAGAGCACCAGGACCTTTCTGCATCTAACGCTGCCATGGGGGACGCCTCAGGCTTCATTTTAATAGACCCCATCAACGAGGAGTTCCTGAACAAGCGCAGCAATGAGAAGGccgagctgcagcagctgaacagTCGCTTTGCCAGCTACATCGAGAAGATCCGCTCCCtgaagcagcagaaccaggagctGATCGTGGAGGTGGAGAGTATGAGAAGTTTCACGTCGACAAGCATCACTGAAATGAGAACGGAGGAGATGAACAAGCTGACACATGAGAAGGAGACCTTAACCAGTGAAATATCTTCTGTAAAGGTGGAGCGAGACAAACTACAAACCAG ACTGGAGCAAGAGATTCGTTTGAAagaggaagcagaaaaaacCTGTGATGATTTGAGAAAG GAACTGGAAGCCGAAAAGCAGAAATTGAAGAAGGAGACTGAAGAACTGCAAAAAAAGattgaatttgaaaaaaaggttCACAAACAG GAGGTCAGTGAGCTGAAGGAAAAAGTACGGGAGACACAGACTCCGGGCTCTGATGAGACGGACATGTCCAAATCAGAACTGCAAGTGGTGCTAGAAGGAATCAGGGAAAACTATGAGCGCATCGCTGCTGAGAACATCAACAAGGCTGAGACGTTGTACAAAGACCAG ATTAAGGAGCTGAACAAGACAGTTAGTGAAAACGGTGAAGAGCTGACAGAGGCCCAGCAGAAGATCAAGGAGTTAAATGGACAGATCAGCATTCTCACCTCTGAGAACAGCTCACTCAAAAGCACA ACAAAGGAAATGGAGGATCGCCACAAAACTGAGAGGAGCAAGCTGGAGTCCAACATAATCCAAATAAAAGGAGAGATGGCTAACCAACTGTTCAAGTACCAGAAACTGCTCAGTGTCAAGATGGCACTGGACGTGGAGATAAACTTCTACAAGATGCTcctggaagaggaggagctcag GATTGGTATGTCAACTCCAGACAACTCCACGGTTAAAAACCCTCCTGCTGGTCCCACTGCCA ATACCAGCCCGGGAAATAACCAGCCTGAACAGCCGGATGATCCCTCCGATGGACAg GAACCGGAGACGGAGAATCCTAGCGG GAATAACGATGAACCGAACGCTGCCCCGACTGACCCAG ATCTCAGCAGAGAACAGTCTGAGATGACACTTCCTCCCTCGGATGATCAg TCTGTAAACGTGGATATCAGCATCCAGAAGACAACGATGAAAGAGCGCCTTATCGA GACTTCCATAATAGGGGATCTGGACTCCATCCCGAGTAACCAAG ATCTCAGCAAAGGAGAACAGTCTGAGATGACACTTCCTCCCTCTGATGGACAg AAGACACTGAAGGAGGACAAGACTATCGG GCCTCCAAAAGCAGAGGCTCAGCCGACATCAAATAACCCAG GTTC